One window of the Lytechinus pictus isolate F3 Inbred chromosome 5, Lp3.0, whole genome shotgun sequence genome contains the following:
- the LOC129262553 gene encoding uncharacterized PE-PGRS family protein PE_PGRS24-like, with product MKTIIALFAFVAVAAAVPGTGTGGIPGTDGTQFNLGNGGGGEIGANDAYGGGAMGTSDYGTSGSADAMGGTSYGGSDTSSDTGSDDDSIDDDGSSDDSSEDNSGGAGNNGVSNLGSMTAQQKSGMAFGIIFAVGAVVAAAGVGYFVYRKRQNGAQMLSNA from the exons ATGAAGACCATCATCGCTTTATTTGCTTTTGTTG CTGTAGCAGCAGCCGTACCAGGTACAGGTACAGGAGGAATTCCAGGTACTGATGGAACACAATTCAACTtaggtaatggtggtggtggtgagaTAGGAGCTAACGACGCTTATGGAGGAGGAGCCATGGGTACATCAGACTACGGAACATCTGGCAGCGCAGATGCAATGGGAGGAACCAGCTACGGTGGTTCTGACACCAGCAGCGACACTGGCAGTGATGACGACAGCATTGACGATGACGGCAGCAGCGATGACTCGTCAGAAGACAACAGCGGCGGTGCCGGCAACAACGGAGTCTCAAATCTCGGCTCTATGACCGCACAGCAGAAGAGTGGTATGGCCTTTGGCATCATCTTTGCCGTAGGAGCCGTTGTAGCAGCAGCAGGTGTCGGATACTTTGTCTACAGGAAACGTCAAAATGGCGCCCAAATGCTTTCAAACGCATAA